TCTTACTGGCTGTGGCGTGCCGTCGACCAACACGGCGTTGTTCGTGAGGAGATCCTGCAATCGAGACGAGACAAGCGCGCGGCGAAGCGGCTTTTGGTCAAGCTGATGAAACGCTGGGGCGTCGTTCCCAAAAGGATAATTACGGACAAACTGCGATCCTACGGCGCCGCCAAGCGCGAGGTCGCGCCTGGTCTTGATCATTGGTCACACAAGGGGCTCGACAACCGAGCGGAGAACAGCCACCTGCCCTTCAGGAAACGAGAGCGAGGAATGCAAGGCTTCCGATCGCCTGGTGGATTGCAACGCTTCGTCTCCATGCAGTCCGCAACCCGAAATTCCTTCTCCGTCCCAGCCCGCCGTCGTTCCGCTCTTACCATACGCTACCATCGGCTCGAAGCTTTCGAGGCGTGGGAAACCGCAGCAAACGTCGCTTGATGCGCCATCAGTATCCTAACCTGCAGACAGGGCAAGTTAATGTGACAACACCCTCATGGGTCCATATCCAGAGTGTGTCCCCTTCTTCGATATCCGTGGGAGACTTGCCGCCGCCACGCTTCGGCAAGACAACACCCTTGTCGGGAAGTTGGACGATCTCACCCTTCTGCCAGTCTCCGACCTTCGGCCGACTGATGCCGCTGGAGCAATGGGTCTTGCTATTCACCTTGAGAAGAAAGCTACGCATGTCTGTCTTTCGGGTTGGGTGATTAAGGGATGGGATCGCCGTAGAGAGTCGGCAAGCGCGACT
This genomic interval from Antarctobacter heliothermus contains the following:
- a CDS encoding IS6 family transposase — encoded protein: MQTEISSYKRHRFPPQIIAHVVWLYVRFNLSLREVEEMMLARGVDVSYETIRRWTVKFGPLIAHVLRRRQPRLSDVWHLDEVVVKIAGRSYWLWRAVDQHGVVREEILQSRRDKRAAKRLLVKLMKRWGVVPKRIITDKLRSYGAAKREVAPGLDHWSHKGLDNRAENSHLPFRKRERGMQGFRSPGGLQRFVSMQSATRNSFSVPARRRSALTIRYHRLEAFEAWETAANVA